In the Campylobacter sp. RM6914 genome, one interval contains:
- the hcp gene encoding hydroxylamine reductase, translated as MSKELQMFCHQCEMSMDNGCGSKGQPMGTCGKDATLARLQDTMVFGLKGLSAYRHHAAELGADTNNVDRVMADTLYFTLTNSNFNFNEHIKQLLAVGSAGVECMNLLSEAHTAKFGVPTPVKVSQNKVEGKAILVSGHNLRALELLLKQTDGKGINIYTHSEMLPAHGYPELRKYSHLKGNVGKAWFDQTKLFNEFKGAILMTTNCIVPLRSNCTYQERLFGYQIAGTNGIAQIENDDFAPLIECALACGDVSGFDSDDTLVTGAHYKTILGLAPQILDAINTGKIRRFFVIAGCDAPGKGREYYRELAQNLPSDCVILTSSCGKFRFNDIDFGLVPGTQVPRYLDLGQCNDSNGAVKIAIALSEATGIAINDLPISIVLMWMEQKAVIILLALFSLGVKNINIGPSVPQFFNEAIVNFLVENFNLRLISGDAKADMKFFLGEGEDPNKIKA; from the coding sequence ATGAGCAAAGAATTACAAATGTTTTGTCATCAGTGTGAAATGAGTATGGATAATGGCTGTGGCTCAAAGGGTCAGCCTATGGGAACCTGTGGCAAAGACGCGACTTTGGCACGCTTGCAAGATACAATGGTTTTTGGGCTAAAAGGACTTAGTGCATATCGCCATCATGCCGCAGAGCTAGGTGCTGATACAAACAATGTTGACCGCGTTATGGCTGATACGCTTTATTTTACGCTAACAAACTCAAATTTTAATTTTAATGAACATATTAAACAACTCCTTGCCGTAGGAAGCGCCGGAGTTGAATGCATGAACCTACTAAGTGAGGCTCATACGGCAAAATTTGGAGTACCGACACCAGTAAAAGTTAGTCAAAACAAGGTTGAAGGCAAAGCGATACTTGTAAGCGGTCACAACCTAAGAGCGCTTGAATTACTACTAAAACAAACCGACGGCAAAGGCATAAATATCTATACTCACTCAGAAATGCTTCCTGCACACGGCTATCCTGAACTTCGCAAATACTCCCACTTAAAAGGCAATGTCGGCAAGGCATGGTTTGATCAGACTAAACTTTTTAATGAATTTAAAGGTGCGATATTGATGACAACCAATTGTATCGTGCCACTTCGCTCAAACTGCACATACCAAGAGCGTTTGTTTGGCTACCAAATAGCCGGCACAAACGGCATAGCGCAGATAGAAAATGACGACTTTGCGCCTCTCATAGAGTGTGCGCTTGCTTGCGGTGACGTAAGTGGATTTGACAGTGATGATACGCTAGTAACAGGAGCACATTATAAGACAATTTTAGGTTTAGCGCCACAAATTTTAGATGCCATAAACACTGGTAAAATTCGCCGTTTCTTTGTGATAGCAGGTTGTGACGCGCCTGGCAAAGGACGTGAATACTACCGTGAGTTGGCTCAAAATTTACCAAGTGATTGCGTGATACTAACATCAAGCTGTGGCAAATTTAGATTTAATGACATTGACTTTGGTCTAGTGCCAGGCACTCAAGTCCCACGCTACCTCGATCTTGGTCAGTGCAACGACAGTAACGGAGCGGTTAAGATAGCTATCGCCTTAAGCGAAGCAACAGGTATCGCCATAAACGATCTGCCGATATCTATCGTACTTATGTGGATGGAGCAAAAAGCGGTAATAATCCTACTCGCGTTATTTAGCCTGGGTGTAAAAAATATAAATATAGGACCAAGTGTGCCACAGTTTTTTAACGAAGCGATAGTAAATTTCTTGGTTGAGAATTTTAATCTTCGCCTAATTAGCGGTGATGCGAAAGCAGACATGAAATTTTTCCTTGGCGAGGGAGAGGATCCTAATAAAATAAAAGCATAA
- a CDS encoding ferrochelatase — protein MTIENLVRLINGQTLNKPSVSSVLGFAFEAKNVKRGFAFMAVDADQKEIELAVKHGAYAVISDEEITPSDTEIAYIKVDNFQTALIRLMRFEATHKNLKFCSVNAVQMAILEHSSLGKNAAIIPKNLTELFYKIMSSKNGDIFFGDEIRILQRITPLYDTVWTDTKAQALNPSSIFFTTMICDDVYYQNLNIPRVFIGALCGLLHYLKQNNISFKLNDTRSLGHFEPIFIDKNFHQAPFGSSFRAIIIENDEELFAIEALYLKKNFDPSEVVICLPKDSLLQVDNAVRFENLCEIKELKNFRYMLVLSQKSEILNLLSESEIQDSLF, from the coding sequence ATGACAATAGAAAATTTGGTTCGTCTTATCAACGGACAAACACTAAATAAGCCTAGCGTTTCTAGCGTTTTAGGTTTTGCTTTCGAGGCAAAAAACGTTAAGCGTGGTTTTGCCTTTATGGCTGTTGATGCAGACCAAAAAGAGATAGAACTAGCCGTAAAACACGGTGCATATGCTGTTATAAGCGACGAGGAGATAACGCCTAGCGATACTGAGATAGCATACATTAAAGTAGATAATTTTCAAACTGCTCTTATTAGACTTATGCGGTTTGAAGCTACACATAAGAATTTGAAATTTTGCTCGGTAAATGCTGTGCAAATGGCTATTTTGGAACATTCTAGCCTTGGTAAAAATGCAGCTATCATACCAAAAAATTTAACCGAATTGTTTTACAAGATCATGTCGTCAAAAAACGGTGACATCTTTTTTGGAGATGAAATTCGAATTTTACAGCGCATAACTCCGCTTTATGATACTGTTTGGACTGATACTAAAGCACAAGCGTTAAATCCTAGCTCGATATTTTTTACTACGATGATATGCGATGATGTTTATTATCAAAATTTAAATATACCTCGTGTTTTTATCGGAGCTTTATGCGGACTGCTTCATTATCTTAAACAAAACAATATCTCTTTTAAGCTAAATGATACTCGCTCGCTTGGGCATTTTGAGCCTATTTTTATAGATAAAAATTTCCATCAAGCGCCATTTGGATCAAGTTTTCGCGCGATAATTATTGAAAATGACGAAGAGCTTTTTGCCATCGAAGCCTTGTATCTAAAGAAAAATTTTGATCCTTCAGAAGTCGTTATATGTTTGCCAAAAGATAGCTTGTTGCAGGTTGATAATGCTGTGAGGTTTGAAAATTTATGTGAGATAAAAGAGCTTAAAAATTTCCGCTATATGCTTGTTTTGTCTCAAAAGAGTGAAATTTTAAATTTATTAAGCGAAAGCGAAATTCAAGATTCGCTTTTTTAA
- the ybeY gene encoding rRNA maturation RNase YbeY: MILCDEAYPQILDEICSYLTIGEVELSFVRSDEMREINLSQRNIDKTTDVLSFPFETVLHAPLGCIVINLDLVEQKATELGHGNDEETALLFTHGLLHVLGFDHEKDEGEMREKECEVIEKFNLPKSLIVRTMD, from the coding sequence ATGATACTTTGTGATGAGGCGTATCCTCAAATTTTAGATGAAATTTGTTCTTATTTGACAATTGGAGAGGTCGAGCTTAGTTTTGTTCGTAGCGATGAGATGAGAGAAATAAATTTATCTCAAAGAAATATAGACAAGACAACTGATGTTTTAAGCTTTCCCTTTGAAACAGTCTTGCATGCACCGCTTGGCTGTATAGTTATAAATTTAGACCTAGTAGAACAAAAAGCAACCGAACTAGGCCATGGTAATGATGAGGAAACAGCCTTGCTTTTTACGCATGGGCTTTTGCATGTTTTAGGTTTTGACCATGAGAAGGACGAAGGTGAGATGAGGGAAAAAGAGTGCGAGGTCATAGAGAAATTTAACCTACCTAAAAGCTTGATAGTCAGAACTATGGACTAG
- a CDS encoding lytic transglycosylase domain-containing protein, translating into MNLLRLFSVFALFLLCLDAKILSYEELKGKPKGLAKDYYINRLINDGNYTKKQILDLSNDVFRKSGLVQKNIDKILPPAQKEDPCNGVGVKNILDANATCQNIRTTIAFSLKLSPQTREQIAQNLAQTHPNKAEILNILNQKNPAKKFADKFLTSHFMALFNASEQDKKEELFSQKFSAEFMDKLYDEKGFSAFLNSLVLERKFDKFRQNFLKITPEKTSQNDAFFLALNAVTLNDEKSAIKFFTRAKDSFERQWQKDNATHWLYLVTRDDEFLTQLSKSKDANIYSLYARDFIKSEPLEVIVPKPNKQKISGFDVSDPFLWQETVLKAKNMTPQQLQEYAKKFYTNESLGAYAYFMQMANGWDEQYFVMPKSVELEDVNIARKSLIFALARQESLFIPAVISTSYALGTMQFMPFLANAIGKKELKIENFDQDDMFKPDIAYRFANHHLNYLEKFLYHPLFIAYAYNGGIGFTKKLITRDDMFKEGRYEPFLSLELVPVTETRNYGKKVLSNYVIYRSLMGSSIKISTLFESLTLPDLTDKFRK; encoded by the coding sequence TTGAATTTGCTTCGTCTATTTAGTGTATTTGCTTTGTTTTTGCTCTGTTTAGACGCAAAAATTTTAAGTTATGAGGAGCTAAAAGGCAAACCAAAAGGTCTTGCAAAAGACTACTATATAAACCGTCTTATCAACGACGGAAATTACACAAAAAAGCAAATTTTGGATCTTTCAAACGATGTTTTTCGTAAAAGTGGCTTGGTTCAAAAAAATATCGATAAAATTTTACCGCCTGCTCAAAAAGAAGATCCTTGTAATGGTGTGGGCGTTAAAAATATCCTTGATGCAAACGCTACTTGTCAAAATATTCGAACAACGATAGCCTTTAGCCTAAAGCTCTCTCCTCAAACACGCGAGCAAATAGCACAAAATCTTGCTCAAACTCATCCAAACAAGGCTGAAATTCTAAATATCCTAAATCAAAAAAATCCTGCAAAAAAATTTGCGGATAAATTTTTAACATCACATTTTATGGCACTTTTTAACGCAAGCGAACAAGATAAAAAAGAGGAGCTTTTCTCGCAGAAATTCTCGGCTGAATTCATGGATAAGCTTTATGACGAAAAGGGCTTTTCGGCATTTTTAAATTCGCTTGTTTTGGAGAGAAAATTTGATAAATTTAGGCAAAATTTCCTAAAAATAACTCCCGAAAAGACTTCGCAAAACGACGCATTTTTTTTAGCTTTAAACGCTGTCACGCTTAATGATGAAAAGAGTGCGATTAAATTTTTTACACGCGCAAAAGACAGCTTTGAGAGGCAGTGGCAAAAAGATAATGCAACGCACTGGCTGTATCTTGTAACAAGAGATGATGAGTTTTTAACCCAGCTTTCAAAGAGCAAAGATGCAAATATCTACTCGTTATACGCTAGGGATTTTATCAAAAGCGAGCCACTTGAAGTTATCGTCCCTAAACCAAACAAGCAAAAAATAAGCGGTTTTGACGTCAGCGATCCGTTTTTATGGCAAGAAACTGTTTTAAAAGCTAAAAATATGACACCACAGCAGCTACAAGAATACGCAAAAAAATTTTATACAAATGAAAGTCTTGGTGCATATGCATACTTTATGCAGATGGCAAACGGTTGGGATGAGCAGTATTTTGTGATGCCAAAAAGTGTGGAGCTTGAGGATGTAAATATAGCAAGAAAGTCGCTTATATTCGCACTTGCTAGGCAAGAGAGCCTTTTTATCCCGGCTGTAATTTCAACTTCTTATGCGCTAGGAACTATGCAGTTTATGCCGTTTCTTGCTAATGCTATCGGTAAAAAAGAGTTAAAGATAGAAAATTTTGATCAAGATGACATGTTTAAGCCGGATATCGCCTATCGTTTTGCAAATCACCACTTAAACTATCTTGAGAAATTTCTATATCATCCACTTTTTATTGCTTATGCCTATAACGGCGGCATAGGTTTTACTAAAAAGCTTATAACTAGGGATGATATGTTTAAAGAGGGCAGATACGAGCCATTTTTATCGCTCGAGTTAGTTCCTGTGACAGAAACTAGAAATTACGGTAAAAAAGTGCTTTCAAACTATGTTATTTACCGCTCGCTTATGGGTTCCAGTATAAAGATTTCGACACTTTTCGAAAGTCTAACTCTACCTGATTTGACGGATAAATTTCGAAAGTAA
- the queC gene encoding 7-cyano-7-deazaguanine synthase QueC produces the protein MSKKAVVIMSGGMDSTLCATIAVNEGYEVIALHFDYDQRTMKREKRAFNEICDKLGIQKRLNLNANFIADIGGNSLTDKSLSVPKTGLSDDVPNTYVPFRNGIFISIAAAVAEKNGAEAIFIGVVEEDSSGYPDCTHEFIKQINLAINHGTAPSFKTKIITPLVNLSKAQIVAKSLEIGSPLELTWSCYENENEACGLCDSCRLRLNGFEKAGAKDPIKYIS, from the coding sequence ATGAGTAAAAAAGCCGTTGTCATAATGTCAGGTGGCATGGATAGCACGCTTTGTGCCACGATAGCCGTTAATGAAGGATATGAAGTTATCGCGCTTCACTTTGACTACGACCAACGCACGATGAAGCGAGAAAAGCGCGCATTTAATGAAATTTGCGATAAATTAGGCATTCAAAAAAGACTAAATTTAAACGCAAATTTTATAGCTGATATAGGCGGAAATTCACTAACAGACAAAAGCCTATCGGTGCCAAAAACCGGTTTAAGCGATGATGTGCCAAATACCTATGTACCGTTTAGGAATGGAATTTTTATCTCCATAGCCGCAGCCGTTGCCGAAAAAAACGGTGCCGAAGCGATATTTATCGGTGTAGTTGAAGAAGATAGTAGCGGGTATCCCGACTGCACGCACGAATTTATAAAACAGATAAACCTAGCTATCAACCATGGAACAGCACCAAGCTTTAAAACCAAGATCATCACTCCGCTAGTAAATTTAAGCAAAGCTCAAATCGTAGCAAAATCCCTAGAGATAGGCTCTCCGCTTGAGTTAACATGGAGTTGTTATGAGAATGAAAACGAAGCATGTGGATTATGCGATAGCTGCCGCTTAAGACTAAACGGCTTTGAAAAAGCAGGAGCAAAAGACCCGATAAAATACATAAGTTAA
- a CDS encoding YggT family protein, with amino-acid sequence MIVSTFISAIATILHTVINIYIWVIIAAAIVSWVRPDPYNQIVQLLYRVTEPAYAFVRRFIPTVFGGIDIAPIIILLALQFLDLFLVRLLLEFASSI; translated from the coding sequence ATGATAGTTTCAACCTTTATTTCGGCGATAGCCACGATCTTGCATACGGTTATAAACATCTACATCTGGGTCATAATCGCAGCTGCGATAGTAAGCTGGGTAAGACCTGACCCATATAATCAAATTGTCCAGCTACTTTACAGGGTAACCGAGCCGGCTTATGCCTTTGTTAGACGTTTTATACCGACTGTTTTTGGAGGTATTGATATAGCTCCGATTATTATTTTACTTGCACTTCAGTTTTTGGATCTGTTTTTAGTAAGGCTTTTGCTTGAATTTGCTTCGTCTATTTAG
- the mscL gene encoding large-conductance mechanosensitive channel protein MscL: protein MSFIKEFKEFAMRGNVIDMAVGVVIGGAFGKIVSSLVSDVIMPVVGVLTGGVNFTDFKITLKEAVDQAPAVTINYGNFIQTAVDFLIIAFCIFCAIKALNSLKRKEEPAPEAPASVPADIELLTQIRDLLKK, encoded by the coding sequence ATGAGTTTCATTAAGGAATTTAAAGAATTCGCGATGCGTGGAAACGTCATCGATATGGCAGTCGGTGTTGTCATCGGCGGAGCGTTTGGAAAGATCGTTTCGTCATTAGTTAGTGATGTTATCATGCCTGTTGTAGGCGTTTTAACTGGGGGAGTAAATTTTACAGACTTTAAAATCACACTAAAAGAAGCGGTTGATCAAGCGCCTGCGGTCACGATAAACTACGGAAATTTTATCCAAACTGCGGTTGATTTCTTGATCATTGCATTTTGTATTTTTTGTGCTATTAAAGCTTTAAATTCGCTAAAACGCAAAGAAGAGCCGGCGCCAGAAGCTCCTGCTAGCGTGCCTGCCGACATCGAACTTTTAACACAAATTCGCGACCTACTTAAAAAATAA
- the mobB gene encoding molybdopterin-guanine dinucleotide biosynthesis protein B, with translation MKRLAIAFSGPSNSGKTTTILKVLENFIKQNLKCVVIKHDPGDKACFDVEGKDSFKFSQTGADVVVLSPTRTTYFSKDKSDLDDVINMIGEFDILLVEGLKTLPLPRISIFKDEIDESYLGFSDAIASYKTDLNYKIENINLDDIDAICAWILKHAKAV, from the coding sequence ATGAAACGACTTGCTATCGCGTTTTCCGGTCCATCAAATAGCGGCAAAACTACAACAATCTTAAAAGTTTTAGAAAATTTTATCAAGCAAAACCTAAAATGCGTAGTTATCAAGCACGATCCGGGCGACAAGGCTTGTTTTGACGTAGAAGGTAAAGATAGCTTTAAATTTAGCCAGACAGGAGCTGATGTTGTGGTGCTTAGCCCAACAAGAACGACGTATTTTAGCAAAGATAAGTCGGATCTTGATGATGTTATAAATATGATCGGAGAGTTTGATATACTGCTTGTTGAAGGCTTAAAAACGCTTCCTCTTCCTCGTATTAGCATTTTTAAAGATGAGATTGATGAAAGCTATCTTGGCTTTTCAGACGCCATAGCTAGTTACAAAACTGATTTAAATTATAAAATAGAAAATATAAATTTAGACGATATAGACGCGATTTGCGCGTGGATATTAAAACATGCGAAGGCTGTATAA
- the metG gene encoding methionine--tRNA ligase, whose amino-acid sequence MKEKKYITTPIYYVNDVPHIGHAYTTIIADTLARFRRLQGYDTFFMTGTDEHGQKIEQAALVRNKTPQEYADEISGKFRSLWDEFEISYDHFIRTTDADHKLTVQNAFEKMQKNGDIYKGEYEGFYCVSCETFFTQTQLVDEECCPDCGRKTSIVKEESYFFKLSKYQDALIKWYEENERCIMPKGKKNEVISFVKGGLKDLSITRTSFDWGIKLPASSNDPKHVMYVWLDALLNYLTTLGYTRGDDKMEFWQDTTHIVGKDILRFHAIYWPAFLMSLNLPLPKHVAAHGWWTRDGEKMSKSKGNVVNPHEVASAYGLENFRYFLLREVPFGQDGDFSQKALIERINSELGNGLGNLLSRIIGMSSKYSEYKINSMQTAKFYEAELNEAHEYLKNAIENLENFATNRYLEEIWKVVALANGAVAKYEPWAMIKAGKSEEANTLVALCANLLAKIAVILSPAMPHTCDKIAQALGFEISTEIYNKIILQNELLNFIAKPTQPLFPRIETELMARPSEPEAALKEEPKDGCDESIITIDDFKKIVIKVGTVLECEKVEGSDKLLKFQIDLGEEKPRQILSGIAKFYDPSTLVGRQVCVLANLKERTMMKKYVSQGMILSAEDGSLSLLSTDAKVKNGSIVG is encoded by the coding sequence ATGAAAGAAAAAAAATATATAACCACACCGATTTATTATGTAAATGACGTCCCTCATATAGGACACGCTTACACCACTATAATAGCCGATACTTTAGCACGCTTTAGGCGTTTGCAAGGATATGATACATTTTTTATGACAGGGACTGATGAGCACGGGCAAAAGATCGAGCAAGCAGCCCTTGTTCGTAATAAAACACCGCAAGAGTATGCTGATGAGATAAGCGGCAAATTTCGCTCGTTGTGGGATGAATTTGAGATAAGTTATGATCATTTTATCCGCACAACAGATGCCGATCACAAACTTACCGTGCAAAATGCCTTTGAAAAAATGCAAAAAAACGGCGACATTTACAAGGGTGAGTATGAGGGGTTTTATTGCGTTAGCTGTGAGACGTTTTTTACGCAAACACAGCTTGTTGATGAGGAGTGCTGTCCTGATTGCGGACGCAAAACAAGCATTGTAAAAGAGGAGAGCTACTTTTTTAAACTATCAAAATACCAAGATGCGCTTATTAAATGGTATGAAGAAAATGAACGTTGTATAATGCCAAAAGGAAAGAAAAACGAGGTAATTAGCTTTGTAAAAGGCGGGCTTAAAGATCTTTCTATAACACGCACAAGTTTTGACTGGGGTATAAAACTACCCGCAAGTTCAAACGATCCAAAGCATGTTATGTATGTTTGGCTTGATGCACTTTTAAACTATCTAACCACTCTTGGCTACACTCGCGGCGATGACAAAATGGAATTTTGGCAAGATACTACTCATATCGTCGGAAAAGATATTTTGCGCTTTCACGCGATTTACTGGCCGGCGTTTTTGATGAGCTTAAATCTCCCTTTGCCAAAACATGTCGCAGCGCATGGTTGGTGGACGAGAGATGGTGAGAAAATGAGTAAAAGCAAAGGCAATGTCGTAAATCCTCACGAGGTAGCAAGTGCTTACGGTCTTGAAAATTTTAGATATTTTTTACTTCGTGAAGTTCCATTTGGTCAAGATGGCGACTTTAGTCAAAAGGCTCTAATCGAGCGGATAAATTCCGAGCTTGGAAACGGACTTGGTAACCTTTTGAGTAGAATAATCGGCATGAGCTCAAAGTATAGCGAGTATAAAATCAACTCCATGCAAACTGCTAAATTTTACGAAGCCGAACTAAACGAAGCGCACGAGTACCTTAAAAATGCTATTGAAAATTTAGAAAATTTTGCGACAAATCGCTACTTAGAAGAGATATGGAAAGTTGTAGCGCTTGCAAACGGTGCCGTTGCCAAGTATGAGCCATGGGCCATGATAAAAGCAGGAAAGAGCGAAGAGGCAAACACTCTCGTTGCTCTTTGTGCGAATTTGCTTGCTAAAATAGCAGTGATACTAAGTCCTGCTATGCCGCATACTTGCGATAAGATAGCGCAGGCTTTAGGTTTTGAAATTTCAACTGAAATTTATAATAAAATAATTTTACAAAATGAGCTTTTAAATTTTATAGCCAAACCTACGCAACCGCTGTTTCCTCGCATAGAAACAGAGCTTATGGCAAGACCGAGTGAGCCTGAAGCTGCTTTAAAAGAAGAGCCAAAAGATGGCTGTGATGAAAGCATTATTACGATTGATGATTTTAAAAAGATCGTTATAAAAGTAGGAACTGTGCTTGAGTGCGAAAAGGTCGAAGGAAGTGATAAGCTGCTTAAATTTCAAATAGACTTGGGCGAGGAAAAACCGCGTCAAATTTTATCAGGCATAGCTAAATTTTACGATCCGAGCACGCTTGTTGGTAGACAAGTTTGTGTGTTAGCAAATTTAAAAGAGAGAACTATGATGAAAAAATACGTCTCTCAAGGCATGATCTTAAGCGCAGAAGATGGCTCTCTCTCGCTTCTTAGCACCGATGCAAAAGTTAAAAACGGCTCGATAGTAGGCTAA
- the gltX gene encoding glutamate--tRNA ligase → MYRFAPSPTGDMHIGNLRAAIFNYICSLQDKSGFILRIEDTDNERNIDGKEKEIVEILAKFGITPKQIYIQSENLKFHRQLASKLLIDKKAFACFCTQEELEAKKEQAKNEGRAYRYDGTCERMSDEEVLACEKPFVIRMKKPKNTMKFTDAIKGELSFEPEAVDSFVIMRADKTPTYNFACAVDDMLEGVTFVIRGEDHVSNTPKQDLIREGLGYTQTMNYAHLPIILNEEGKKMSKRDDASSVKWMLQSGFMPEAIANYLILLGNKTPVEIFTITQAAQWFDISKISRSPAKFDMNMLKHVNREHIKLASPKRLSELTGLDENRAELIKFYTQESSLLPEIKEKIEKIFSQKVAPSEYEDEFEILKNSIKILKDCQTYDEFKNELMQSSGLKGKKFFMPLRALLTGELHGPELSELYPLIKTNLKEIAK, encoded by the coding sequence ATGTATCGTTTTGCTCCGTCGCCAACGGGTGATATGCATATAGGAAATCTACGCGCAGCGATATTTAACTACATCTGCTCTTTGCAAGATAAAAGCGGGTTTATACTTCGCATAGAAGACACTGACAATGAACGAAATATTGACGGTAAGGAGAAAGAGATCGTAGAAATTTTAGCAAAATTTGGTATAACGCCAAAACAAATTTATATACAAAGCGAAAATTTAAAATTCCATCGACAGTTAGCTTCAAAACTTCTCATAGACAAAAAGGCTTTTGCTTGTTTTTGCACGCAAGAAGAGCTTGAAGCAAAAAAGGAGCAGGCTAAAAACGAGGGCAGGGCATACAGATATGATGGCACTTGTGAGCGCATGAGTGATGAGGAAGTCTTAGCTTGCGAAAAGCCGTTTGTCATACGTATGAAAAAGCCAAAAAACACGATGAAATTTACAGATGCTATAAAGGGCGAACTTAGTTTTGAACCCGAAGCGGTAGATAGTTTTGTCATTATGAGAGCCGATAAGACGCCTACTTATAACTTTGCTTGCGCGGTTGATGATATGCTTGAGGGAGTGACATTTGTTATACGTGGCGAAGATCACGTGAGCAATACCCCAAAACAAGACCTTATACGTGAGGGACTTGGCTATACGCAGACGATGAACTATGCGCACTTGCCTATTATCTTAAACGAAGAAGGTAAAAAGATGAGCAAGCGCGATGACGCAAGTAGTGTTAAATGGATGCTTCAAAGCGGATTTATGCCAGAAGCTATAGCTAACTATCTTATCTTGCTTGGCAACAAAACTCCGGTTGAAATTTTTACCATTACACAAGCGGCGCAGTGGTTTGATATAAGTAAAATTTCACGCTCTCCTGCTAAATTTGATATGAATATGCTAAAACACGTTAATCGCGAGCATATAAAACTCGCATCGCCAAAACGCTTGAGCGAGCTTACCGGACTTGACGAAAACAGGGCGGAGCTTATTAAATTTTACACCCAAGAGAGCTCTTTGTTGCCTGAGATAAAAGAAAAGATAGAAAAAATTTTCAGTCAAAAAGTCGCACCTAGCGAATACGAAGATGAGTTTGAGATTTTAAAAAATAGTATTAAAATTTTAAAAGATTGCCAAACGTATGATGAGTTTAAAAACGAGCTAATGCAATCAAGCGGTCTAAAGGGTAAGAAATTTTTCATGCCTTTACGCGCGCTCTTAACAGGTGAACTGCATGGGCCGGAGCTTAGCGAGCTCTATCCGCTTATAAAAACAAATTTAAAAGAGATAGCAAAATGA
- a CDS encoding class 1 fructose-bisphosphatase: MTQLEQIFKAIKEVAIRISEEIKYADLGYTAHENATGDTQLKLDVLSDEIITAKFKELECVKALVSEEKDDALNLNENSKYIIAYDPLDGSSLVDVNFAVGSIFGIYENELNPQNLVAAVYSIYGPRLELVINDKKGSLPSLYRLAKDGEFKFVKELKLNEKGKLNATGATQKGWSEKHIKFIRELFLQGHRLRYSGAMVSDLHQILLKGGGLFSYPATSDAPNGKLRVLFEVLPFAFIYENAGGATSSGVNDSLFDITISKTHQTTPCFFGSKFEINLMHKFYE, encoded by the coding sequence ATGACACAATTAGAGCAAATTTTTAAGGCTATAAAAGAAGTAGCGATACGCATTAGTGAAGAGATAAAGTATGCCGATCTAGGCTATACGGCGCATGAGAACGCTACCGGCGATACGCAGCTAAAGCTTGATGTTTTAAGCGATGAGATCATCACCGCGAAATTTAAAGAGCTAGAGTGTGTAAAAGCATTGGTTAGTGAAGAAAAAGACGATGCTTTAAATTTAAATGAAAATTCAAAATATATAATCGCTTATGATCCGCTTGACGGCTCAAGTCTTGTTGATGTAAATTTCGCTGTCGGCTCGATATTTGGAATTTATGAAAACGAGTTAAATCCTCAAAATTTAGTTGCTGCCGTTTATAGCATATATGGTCCTCGCTTAGAGCTTGTGATAAATGACAAAAAGGGCTCTTTGCCATCTCTTTATAGGCTGGCAAAAGACGGAGAGTTTAAATTTGTAAAAGAATTAAAACTAAACGAAAAAGGTAAGCTAAATGCTACCGGAGCCACGCAAAAAGGCTGGAGCGAGAAGCATATTAAATTTATAAGAGAGCTATTTTTACAAGGTCACAGACTTCGCTATTCAGGAGCTATGGTTAGCGACTTACATCAAATTTTATTAAAAGGCGGCGGTCTTTTTAGCTACCCTGCAACCAGCGACGCGCCAAATGGCAAGCTTAGAGTGCTTTTTGAAGTGCTACCTTTTGCATTTATATATGAAAATGCCGGTGGAGCAACAAGTAGTGGTGTAAACGATAGTCTGTTTGATATAACGATAAGTAAAACTCACCAGACTACACCTTGCTTTTTCGGCTCTAAATTTGAGATAAATCTTATGCATAAATTTTATGAGTAA